From a single Sander vitreus isolate 19-12246 chromosome 2, sanVit1, whole genome shotgun sequence genomic region:
- the ogal gene encoding protein O-GlcNAcase isoform X1 yields the protein MSKPGSAKGQPHTGKKRFISGVVEGFYGRPWTMGQRTELFKREQKWGLNTYLYAPKDDYKHRMYWRDLYSPEEAEQLIALISAAKQHDVEFIYAISPGLDITFSNPKEVAALQRKLDQVRQFGCRSFSLLFDDIETEMCPADKQAFSSFAHAQVAITNAVYQHLGDPETFLFCPTDYCAAFCTPNVSQSAYLHTVGEKLLPGIDILWTGPKVVSHKISVESIEEVSSVLRRAPVIWDNIHANDYDPQRLFLGPFKDRPTELIPKLGGVLTNPNCEFYPNFVAIHTLATWCKATADGGQRDVEMSDEEQDPCYSPKKALTLALTDWLQEFLNTDQPGARLKKESSGEEPMQTDGGETPHVPGPGENPLYTAEPLTLDDLKLLSDLFYLPYEYGPTARTMLQELDWLRKHSWAAAAETDKTAEWCSRAQQFDGMCEAVVQMFNRLSNAPNRCILYDLYNYICDIKSGVGLARAYVKTLGGQGQPSAQLMNTDPEPWGFRGGLSGEFQRMLPCHGNRDLFREPPMSAVYCIRPYCPEDKTEVQRIFREMQSAGEGKVPLTMQPPLICDGLSAGEISPSPQCALVLEDEIGVCGYALALTDAKTAADKIQRALSDSGFKDFPSLVTMQVLPRVTDPSPAKRMIGRLLSNVRSSGSRGVFCELRQSNRRMIDFYTKLGSFVPVQMAGLPQDILAMGTSL from the exons ATGTCGAAACCAGGCAGTGCCAAGGGCCAACCCCACACTGGGAAAAAGCGGTTCATCAGTGGAGTAGTGGAAG GTTTTTATGGGCGACCATGGACTATGGGGCAGAGAACAGAGCTGTTTAAAAG AGAACAGAAGTGGGGTTTGAACACGTACCTGTACGCCCCTAAGGATGACTACAAACACAGGATGTACTGGAGGGACCTGTACTCTCCTGAGGAGGCAG AGCAACTCATCGCTCTAATATCAGCAGCTAAACAGCACGACGTCGAGTTCATCTATGCAATCTCTCCCGGCCTGGACATCACGTTCTCTAACCCCAAAGAGGTTGCCGCCCTGCAGAGGAAACTGGATCAG gTGAGGCAGTTTGGCTGCAGGTCCTTCTCTTTACTGTTTGATGACATCGAGACTGAGATGTGTCCGGCTGATAAGCAGGCCTTCAGCTCCTTCGCTCACGCTCAGGTGGCCATCACTAATGCGGTGTACCAGCACCTGGGAGACCCTGAGACCTTCCTCTTCTGTCCTACAG ATTATTGTGCTGCATTCTGTACTCCCAACGTGTCCCAGTCCGCTTACCTGCACACTGTGGGAGAGAAGCTGCTGCCTGGGATAGACATACTGTGGACTG GTCCCAAAGTGGTATCCCACAAAATCTCTGTTGAGTCCATAGAAGAGGTGTCTTCCGTCCTGAGGAGGGCACCGGTCATCTGGGACAATATCCACGCAAACGACTATGACCCCCAAAGGCTTTTTCTAGGACCCTTTAAG GATCGTCCCACTGAGCTGATTCCCAAACTGGGAGGAGTGCTCACCAATCCCAACTGTGAGTTCTACCCAAACTTTGTGGCCATCCACACCTTGGCTACATGGTGCAAAGCAACCGCAGATGGAGGACAGAGGGATGTGGAAATGA GCGATGAGGAGCAGGACCCCTGCTACAGCCCCAAGAAAGCCCTGACCCTGGCCCTCACTGACTGGCTGCAGGAGTTTCTGAACACCGATCAACCTGGAG ctcgtCTCAAGAAGGAGTCATCAGGTGAGGAGCCCATGCAGACAGATGGGGGAGAGACCCCCCATGTTCCTGGACCTGGGGAGAACCCGCTGTACACAGCCGAGCCCCTGACTCTGGATGACTTGAAGCTGCTGTCGGACCTCTTCTACCTGCCGTACGAATACGGGCCGACAGCCAGGACCATGCTGCAGGAGCTGGACTGGCTTAGGAAACACAGTTGGGCCGCCGCTGCAGAGACAGACAAG actgCGGAGTGGTGCTCAAGAGCGCAGCAGTTTGATGGCATGTGCGAAGCGGTGGTGCAGATGTTTAATCGACTGTCAAATGCCCCGAACCGCTGCATTCTGTACGACCTCTACAACTACATCTGTGACATCAAGAGTGGGGTCGGTCTGGCTCGAGCCTACGTGAAAACACTAG GAGGGCAGGGTCAACCCTCAGCCCAGCTGATGAACACTGATCCTGAACCCTGGGGCTTTAGAGGAGGCCTCTCTGGAGAGTTCCAG AGAATGCTGCCTTGCCACGGAAACAGGGACCTGTTCAGAGAGCCTCCCATGTCGGCTGTTTACTGCATACGGCCGTACTGCCCTGAGGACAAG ACGGAGGTGCAAAGGATTTTCAGAGAGATGCAGAGCGCAGGAGAGGGCAAAGTTCCCTTGACGATGCAGCCTCCACTCATCTGTGACGG CCTGTCAGCTGGTGAGATCTCCCCTTCCCCTCAGTGTGCTCTCGTCCTGGAGGATGAGATCGGGGTGTGTGGTTACGCCCTGGCGCTCACCGACGCCAAAACAGCCGCAGACAAAATTCAG AGGGCATTAAGTGACTCCGGGTTTAAGGACTTCCCCTCCCTGGTTACCATGCAAGTGCTGCCCCGGGTCACTGATCCCTCTCCAGCCAAGCGCATGATTGGTCGGCTGTTGTCCAACGTCAGGAGCAGTG GTTCCAGAGGAGTGTTCTGTGAGTTGAGGCAGAGCAATCGGAGGATGATCGACTTTTACACTAAACTGGGCTCCTTCGTACCCGTACAAATGGCCGGTCTACCTCAAGACATACTTGCCATGGGGACAAGCCTGTGA
- the ogal gene encoding protein O-GlcNAcase isoform X2 — MSKPGSAKGQPHTGKKRFISGVVEGFYGRPWTMGQRTELFKREQKWGLNTYLYAPKDDYKHRMYWRDLYSPEEAEQLIALISAAKQHDVEFIYAISPGLDITFSNPKEVAALQRKLDQVRQFGCRSFSLLFDDIETEMCPADKQAFSSFAHAQVAITNAVYQHLGDPETFLFCPTDYCAAFCTPNVSQSAYLHTVGEKLLPGIDILWTGPKVVSHKISVESIEEVSSVLRRAPVIWDNIHANDYDPQRLFLGPFKDRPTELIPKLGGVLTNPNCEFYPNFVAIHTLATWCKATADGGQRDVEMSDEEQDPCYSPKKALTLALTDWLQEFLNTDQPGARLKKESSGEEPMQTDGGETPHVPGPGENPLYTAEPLTLDDLKLLSDLFYLPYEYGPTARTMLQELDWLRKHSWAAAAETDKTAEWCSRAQQFDGMCEAVVQMFNRLSNAPNRCILYDLYNYICDIKSGVGLARAYVKTLGGQGQPSAQLMNTDPEPWGFRGGLSGEFQRMLPCHGNRDLFREPPMSAVYCIRPYCPEDKTEVQRIFREMQSAGEGKVPLTMQPPLICDGLSAGEISPSPQCALVLEDEIGVCGYALALTDAKTAADKIQVPEECSVS, encoded by the exons ATGTCGAAACCAGGCAGTGCCAAGGGCCAACCCCACACTGGGAAAAAGCGGTTCATCAGTGGAGTAGTGGAAG GTTTTTATGGGCGACCATGGACTATGGGGCAGAGAACAGAGCTGTTTAAAAG AGAACAGAAGTGGGGTTTGAACACGTACCTGTACGCCCCTAAGGATGACTACAAACACAGGATGTACTGGAGGGACCTGTACTCTCCTGAGGAGGCAG AGCAACTCATCGCTCTAATATCAGCAGCTAAACAGCACGACGTCGAGTTCATCTATGCAATCTCTCCCGGCCTGGACATCACGTTCTCTAACCCCAAAGAGGTTGCCGCCCTGCAGAGGAAACTGGATCAG gTGAGGCAGTTTGGCTGCAGGTCCTTCTCTTTACTGTTTGATGACATCGAGACTGAGATGTGTCCGGCTGATAAGCAGGCCTTCAGCTCCTTCGCTCACGCTCAGGTGGCCATCACTAATGCGGTGTACCAGCACCTGGGAGACCCTGAGACCTTCCTCTTCTGTCCTACAG ATTATTGTGCTGCATTCTGTACTCCCAACGTGTCCCAGTCCGCTTACCTGCACACTGTGGGAGAGAAGCTGCTGCCTGGGATAGACATACTGTGGACTG GTCCCAAAGTGGTATCCCACAAAATCTCTGTTGAGTCCATAGAAGAGGTGTCTTCCGTCCTGAGGAGGGCACCGGTCATCTGGGACAATATCCACGCAAACGACTATGACCCCCAAAGGCTTTTTCTAGGACCCTTTAAG GATCGTCCCACTGAGCTGATTCCCAAACTGGGAGGAGTGCTCACCAATCCCAACTGTGAGTTCTACCCAAACTTTGTGGCCATCCACACCTTGGCTACATGGTGCAAAGCAACCGCAGATGGAGGACAGAGGGATGTGGAAATGA GCGATGAGGAGCAGGACCCCTGCTACAGCCCCAAGAAAGCCCTGACCCTGGCCCTCACTGACTGGCTGCAGGAGTTTCTGAACACCGATCAACCTGGAG ctcgtCTCAAGAAGGAGTCATCAGGTGAGGAGCCCATGCAGACAGATGGGGGAGAGACCCCCCATGTTCCTGGACCTGGGGAGAACCCGCTGTACACAGCCGAGCCCCTGACTCTGGATGACTTGAAGCTGCTGTCGGACCTCTTCTACCTGCCGTACGAATACGGGCCGACAGCCAGGACCATGCTGCAGGAGCTGGACTGGCTTAGGAAACACAGTTGGGCCGCCGCTGCAGAGACAGACAAG actgCGGAGTGGTGCTCAAGAGCGCAGCAGTTTGATGGCATGTGCGAAGCGGTGGTGCAGATGTTTAATCGACTGTCAAATGCCCCGAACCGCTGCATTCTGTACGACCTCTACAACTACATCTGTGACATCAAGAGTGGGGTCGGTCTGGCTCGAGCCTACGTGAAAACACTAG GAGGGCAGGGTCAACCCTCAGCCCAGCTGATGAACACTGATCCTGAACCCTGGGGCTTTAGAGGAGGCCTCTCTGGAGAGTTCCAG AGAATGCTGCCTTGCCACGGAAACAGGGACCTGTTCAGAGAGCCTCCCATGTCGGCTGTTTACTGCATACGGCCGTACTGCCCTGAGGACAAG ACGGAGGTGCAAAGGATTTTCAGAGAGATGCAGAGCGCAGGAGAGGGCAAAGTTCCCTTGACGATGCAGCCTCCACTCATCTGTGACGG CCTGTCAGCTGGTGAGATCTCCCCTTCCCCTCAGTGTGCTCTCGTCCTGGAGGATGAGATCGGGGTGTGTGGTTACGCCCTGGCGCTCACCGACGCCAAAACAGCCGCAGACAAAATTCAG GTTCCAGAGGAGTGTTCTGTGAGTTGA
- the cant1b gene encoding soluble calcium-activated nucleotidase 1b isoform X2 codes for MTSFGVAVRGLPLALASITQATASDSRFHPKWRAITVATLLAIVLVLYLTVGDRDTATRDYYRNRAHGLQMHSDDKDDIFRDANRQTARSLSHHQRKKKPYNDTYPLSPPEKTKHGIRYRIGAIADLDTASRSSKDQTWFSYMKRGYLTVSDSADRLELEWDAETVTLESHLAEKGRGMELSELVAFNGHLYSVDDRTGVVYRIEGNQAVPWVILPDGDGSVSKGFKAEWLAVKDEHLYVGSLGKEWTTTSGEYVNNHPEWVKVVGYHGDVQHENWVPFYNALRSATGIQPPGYLIHESAAWSERLQRWFFLPRRASHKHYEETADERRATNLLLSCAADFSHVTVRHVGPLDPTHGFSSFKFVPDTDDQIILALKSEEDAGRIATYIIAFTLDGQVLMPETKIGNVKFEGLEFI; via the exons ATGACCTCCTTTGGTGTTGCCGTCCGGGGCCTCCCCCTGGCCTTGGCATCCATAACGCAAGCTACCGCCTCAGACTCGCGCTTCCACCCTAAATGGCGGGCGATCACTGTGGCGACCCTGCTGGCTATAGTACTCGTGTTATACCTGACAGTAGGGGACAGAGACACTGCCACCAGAGACTACTACCGCAACAGGGCTCACGGTTTGCAAATGCACAGTGATGACAAGGATGACATTTTCCGGGACGCTAACAGACAAACTGCACGAAGCCTCTCCCACCACCAGAGAAAGAAGAAACCTTACAATGACACATACCCGTTAAGTCCACCAGAGAAGACAAAGCACGGCATCCGCTACCGTATTGGTGCGATTGCAGATCTGGACACGGCGTCACGTAGCTCTAAGGATCAGACGTGGTTCAGCTACATGAAAAGAGGATACCTGACTGTTTCAGACAGCGCTGACAGACTGGAGTTGGAGTGGGATGCTGAAACAGTCACACTGGAGAGTCATCTGGCTGAGAAAGGACGAG GTATGGAGCTGTCTGAGCTGGTGGCGTTCAACGGTCACCTGTACAGTGTGGATGACCGTACAGGTGTGGTGTACCGGATCGAGGGCAACCAGGCTGTCCCCTGGGTTATATTACCTGATGGTGACGGCTCAGTCTCCAAAG gattCAAGGCAGAGTGGCTGGCAGTGAAGGATGAGCACCTGTATGTTGGCAGCCTGGGGAAAGAGTGGACCACGACCTCTGGAGAATACGTCAACAACCACCCAGAGTGGGTGAAAGTTGTTGGCTACCATGGTGATGTGCAGCATGAGAACTGGGTGCCGTTCTACAATGCCCTTCGGAGCGCAACGGGGATCCAGCCACCAG GCTACCTTATCCATGAATCAGCAGCGTGGAGCGAGCGTCTCCAGCGCTGGTTCTTCCTCCCTCGCCGTGCCAGTCACAAGCACTACGAAGAGACTGCAGACGAGCGGCGTGCCACCAACCTCCTCCTGTCCTGCGCCGCAGATTTCAGCCACGTAACCGTGCGGCACGTCGGACCGCTCGACCCAACCCACGGCTTCTCCTCATTTAAATTTGTGCCCGACACAGACGATCAGATTATTCTGGCCCTGAAGTCAGAGGAGGATGCAGGCAGGATTGCCACCTACATCATTGCATTCACGCTAGACGGTCAGGTGCTGATGCCCGAGACAAAGATAGGGAATGTGAAGTTTGAAGGGCTGGAGTTTATTTGA
- the LOC144534921 gene encoding uncharacterized protein LOC144534921 — protein sequence MWSSNMAARWRGEDGNLNAGHSGFLASNAANELVRSRHDMEGVEMDTQSCMDHSILAIFEDSTVASEDKSGVEEERETLLSALTEMLDSVEDDDGTPFDTLPDTKLLTHPERRDNSAELSLADRLRPRSKSPNVTFTIKIDKGKEDESKMERNSHLFKQQSQTMFHSKNKKAEAEVEIFTSTSLVNLVKLMHPYCLKLHVEEEGHKLRNSRTLFSQEEVWKYERPSEESNEEINVVSDDEVTMKDTKEEIEGDEKRDNNNLLKSMLLNGNSSRTPPSREKKRVSFGSVQVVSFDESVEKGLNEKNVISGTVSVPLNCTKALGNPAGSALEPQTTSSEMNSNQAEVLPLTSETKAKSLSLQQYRQLRQKRRPLVEKQGNYTTKWPSVSEPPKELTPILCSQGQRQNNGGHKAAHHYPDDGRSGADQLHRSQSPAHKTHCISAPPGPHPSEAKPSACLRRSGSKRPRTESKTVSPASLQPAVTAHPNVTVPESKKSPVKKPTLLSSDPPNPVLLPLPVSRTTSPTTGHSSSESKVEFLNRDSDVDSTRHFPGIPNESSGTSLQRQSSASGPKPEVLLANQGYTTLFQEIKNKLTEIALGVSSRPPALCPTSTQFKSSSECKKLQPQRRSPNRTKEAELEPKTPPSPSPDTARRPSLAPYSGQPSAPSPVKETLSEVHPSVFPSKEPLPALAFGSEVQSAKADSGIEAPDLTSLLEQFEETQAKEGAVCENEPEPKPATSPSNLDADGLVDTDRAQGIQSISVEALAHLSSPGSLGSPKTLRNSPHLQMSEGVDIPEPLGTEIVLSTQLDLPARRKNPPPKAIQIIDPRPLPSKKTHTHLSELPAAHTSPHIYSSVSSDHDYCGPVDHLLSSASQRSRAPKLKDVSKTSDELQMTTHDSSAAAECKKQTSTSEVNTTIRAVEKSAVAVTQHLSEQPRTRSEASPSSDNVLSENAASEQDCGCAAEDKTAPCSLPTPPPSPPARGREERRYRRRSPHSDSSSRSSSSSTSSSSASPSPKRQKHRHKRSESSSCSSSSPSRSISRAPTRRYRWSYSRSRCSRSSSRSWSQSRSPSRSRSPSPRVCRRQWGDVYSSRESRKLTREHEIRIQKLKAIDERRVVYVGRIRKSMTHDELRERFSQFGDVECVSLHFRDRGDHYGFVTFYNMDDAFAAIDNGGKLRKPDELPFDICFGGRRQFCNSHYADLDANRDAEPSPAKSRFEDLDFDLLLKQAQKGLKS from the exons ATGTGGAGCAGCAACATGGCGGCGCGGTGGAGGGGGGAAGACGGGAATTTAAATGCCGGTCACAGTGGGTTTCTGGCCAGCAACGCTGCCAATGAG TTGGTCCGGAGTAGACATGACATGGAAGGCGTAGAGATGGACACACAGTCCTGCATGGATCACTCAATCCTGGCCATTTTTGAAGACTCCACTGTCGCATCAGAG GATAAGAGTGgagtggaggaagagagggagaccCTGCTGTCTGCCCTGACCGAGATGCTGGACAGCGTGGAGGATGACGACGGGACTCCCTTTGACACCCTGCCAGACACCAAGCTCCTCACCCACCCAGAACGCAGGGACAACTCAGCG GAACTGTCCCTTGCTGACAGACTTAGACCACGATCCAAATCACCAAATGTAACATTCACAATAAAGATTGATAAAGGAAAGGAAGATGAGAGCAAAATGGAGAGAAACAGCCATCTGTTCAAACAACAAAGTCAAACAATGTTTCACTCTAAGAATAAGAAAGCAGAGGCCGAAGTCGAGATCTTCACCTCAACTTCTCTCGTCAACCTGGTGAAGCTCATGCACCCCTACTGCCTGAAGCTGCATGTGGAAGAGGAGGGGCATAAACTGAGGAACAGTCGCACATTATTCTCTCAGGAAGAGGTGTGGAAGTACGAGAGACCCAGTGAAGAGAGCAATGAAGAGATAAATGTTGTGTCTGATGATGAGGTAACTATGAAAGACACAAAGGAGGAAATAGAGggagatgaaaagagagataaTAACAACCTCTTAAAGAGTATGTTGCTGAACGGAAACTCATCCAGAACTCCACCATCCAGAGAGAAGAAAAGGGTGAGCTTTGGCTCGGTTCAAGTGGTTTCATTTGATGAATCTGTGGAAAAGGGCTTGAATGAGAAAAATGTAATAAGCGGAACTGTGTCAGTTCCACTGAACTGCACCAAAGCACTTGGAAATCCTGCTGGCTCAGCGCTCGAGCCCCAAACAACGTCCTCAGAAATGAACAGTAACCAGGCGGAGGTTCTGCCACTTACAAGTGAGACGAAGGCCAAATCGCTCAGCCTACAACAGTACAGACAGCTGCGCCAAAAGAGACGGCCCCTGGTGGAGAAACAGGGGAACTACACCACCAAGTGGCCCAGTGTTTCTGAGCCCCCAAAGGAGCTGACCCCCATCCTCTGTTCACAgggacaaagacaaaacaacgGTGGACACAAGGCCGCACACCATTATCCGGACGATGGAAGAAGTGGTGCTGATCAGCTCCATAGATCTCAAAGTCCTGCTCACAAGACCCATTGCATCTCTGCTCCGCCCGGGCCTCACCCCTCGGAGGCCAAACCATCCGCTTGTCTACGTCGCAGCGGATCAAAGCGCCCACGGACTGAATCCAAAACCGTCTCACCTGCCAGTCTGCAGCCAGCCGTCACAGCCCATCCAAATGTTACTGTGCCTGAAAGCAAAAAAAGTCCAGTAAAGAAACCAACACTGCTCAGTAGTGACCCCCCAAATCCTGTCCTCCTCCCCCTGCCAGTTAGCCGCACAACATCACCAACCACTGGCCACTCCTCTTCAGAGTCCAAAGTGGAGTTCCTCAACAGAGACTCAGACGTTGACAGCACCAGGCACTTTCCAGGAATCCCAAATGAATCCTCAGGCACATCTCTTCAAAGACAGTCCTCCGCCTCAGGGCCAAAGCCCGAGGTGCTGTTAGCAAACCAGGGCTACACCACCCtgtttcaggaaattaaaaacaaGCTTACTGAGATAGCGTTAGGTGTCTCCTCCAGACCTCCAGCACTGTGCCCAACCTCAACACAATTCAAATCTTCCTCAGAGTGTAAGAAACTACAGCCTCAAAGACGCAGTCCGAACCGGACCAAAGAAGCCGAGCTGGAACCAAAGACTCCTCCGTCACCAAGTCCAGACACAGCGAGGCGTCCTTCCCTCGCGCCATACTCAGGTCAGCCGTCTGCTCCCTCACCAGTGAAGGAGACATTGTCAGAGGTTCACCCCAGTGTTTTCCCTTCGAAGGAACCACTGCCCGCTCTTGCGTTTGGCTCTGAAGTGCAGAGTGCAAAAGCTGACTCAG GAATCGAAGCGCCTGATCTGACCAGCCTGCTGGAACAGTTTGAGGAAACACAAG CTAAAGAGGGGGCGGTGTGTGAGAACGAGCCAGAGCCCAAACCTGCTACTTCACCTTCGAACTTAGACGCGGATGGACTCGTGGACACGGACAGAGCTCAAGGAATACAAAGCATCTCTGTGGAAGCACTTGCACATTTAAGCTCTCCAGGATCACTTGGGTCTCCAAAAACCCTCAGGAATTCACCACATCTTCAAATGTCAGAGGGTGTGGACATCCCAGAGCCCCTCGGCACTGAAATCGTCCTCAGCACTCAACTGGATTTGCCAGCAAGACGCAAAAATCCTCCACCCAAGGCCATTCAGATAATCGACCCCCGCCCTCTACCGTCCAAGAAGACGCACACTCACCTGTCAGAGCTCCCTGCTGCTCACACCTCCCCTCACATTTATTCATCTGTGTCCTCCGATCACGATTACTGCGGCCCTGTAGACCACTTACTTTCGAGTGCTAGTCAGCGTAGCAGAGCCCCTAAACTCAAGGATGTATCTAAAACCTCGGATGAATTGCAGATGACCACCCACGACTCAAGTGCTGCTGCTGAATGCAAAAAACAGACCTCCACCAGTGAGGTTAACACCACCATCCGAGCTGTTGAGAAGTCCGCTGTGGCTGTGACGCAGCATCTCTCTGAGCAACCCAGGACCAGATCAGAGGCAAGCCCGTCATCAGACAACGTTCTTTCAGAGAACGCTGCCTCAGAGCAAGACTGTGGTTGTGCAGCTGAAGACAAGACGGCCCCATGCAGTCTCCCCACCCCTCCGCCCAGCCCTCCTGCCAGAGGGCGGGAGGAAAGGAGATATCGGAGGAGATCGCCTCATTCTGACTCCAGCTCTCGTTCCTCGTCGTCGTCAACCTCCTCCAGCTCTGCATCTCCCTCTCCCAAAAGACAAAA GCACCGTCACAAGCGTTCAGAGAGCAGCTCGTGTTCGTCGTCATCCCCCTCTCGCTCCATTTCCCGCGCCCCAACCCGGCGCTACAGGTGGTCTTACTCACGATCGAGGTGTAGCAGGTCAAGCTCCAGATCTTGGTCCCAGTCTAGGTCCCCATCCAGATCCCGATCACCATCCCCGCGGGTTTGCCGTAGGCAGTGGGGAGACGTTTACAG cagcagagagtccAGGAAGCTCACGAGAGAGCATGAGATCAGGATTCAgaaacttaaagctata GATGAGCGCAGGGTGGTGTATGTCGGCCGCATCCGAAAGTCTATGACACACGACGAACTGAGGGAACGCTTCTCTCAGTTCGGAGATGTTGAATGTGTGTCGCTTCACTTTAGAGATAGAGG TGACCACTACGGCTTTGTCACGTTCTACAACATGGATGATGCTTTTGCAGCCATCGATAACGGCGGCAAACTACGGAAGCCCGATGAGCTCCCGTTTGACATCTGCTTTGGTGGAAGAAGACAGTTCTGTAATTCACACTACGCTGACCTAG aTGCAAACAGAGATGCAGAGCCGTCTCCCGCCAAGAGCAGGTTTGAGGACCTCGACTTTGATTTGTTGCTGAAACAGGCCCAGAAAGGACTAAAGAGCTAA
- the cant1b gene encoding soluble calcium-activated nucleotidase 1b isoform X1: MERKGGDLGRWRSVVHVGQRAGGTWSSLWHGMRAKENSMMVTACSGEKRQRKGNSPQSKPDSEDGDGTSMTSFGVAVRGLPLALASITQATASDSRFHPKWRAITVATLLAIVLVLYLTVGDRDTATRDYYRNRAHGLQMHSDDKDDIFRDANRQTARSLSHHQRKKKPYNDTYPLSPPEKTKHGIRYRIGAIADLDTASRSSKDQTWFSYMKRGYLTVSDSADRLELEWDAETVTLESHLAEKGRGMELSELVAFNGHLYSVDDRTGVVYRIEGNQAVPWVILPDGDGSVSKGFKAEWLAVKDEHLYVGSLGKEWTTTSGEYVNNHPEWVKVVGYHGDVQHENWVPFYNALRSATGIQPPGYLIHESAAWSERLQRWFFLPRRASHKHYEETADERRATNLLLSCAADFSHVTVRHVGPLDPTHGFSSFKFVPDTDDQIILALKSEEDAGRIATYIIAFTLDGQVLMPETKIGNVKFEGLEFI, translated from the exons atggagagaaaaggaggagacTTGGGGAGATGGAGATCAGTTGTTCATGTGGGACAGAGGGCTGGAGGGACGTGGAGTTCATTATGGCATGGCATGCGTGCGAAGGAGAACAGCATGATGGTTACAGCGTGTTCAGGGGAGAAGAGGCAAAGGAAGG GCAATAGTCCCCAGTCGAAGCCTGATAGTGAAGATGGAGACGGTACTTCCATGACCTCCTTTGGTGTTGCCGTCCGGGGCCTCCCCCTGGCCTTGGCATCCATAACGCAAGCTACCGCCTCAGACTCGCGCTTCCACCCTAAATGGCGGGCGATCACTGTGGCGACCCTGCTGGCTATAGTACTCGTGTTATACCTGACAGTAGGGGACAGAGACACTGCCACCAGAGACTACTACCGCAACAGGGCTCACGGTTTGCAAATGCACAGTGATGACAAGGATGACATTTTCCGGGACGCTAACAGACAAACTGCACGAAGCCTCTCCCACCACCAGAGAAAGAAGAAACCTTACAATGACACATACCCGTTAAGTCCACCAGAGAAGACAAAGCACGGCATCCGCTACCGTATTGGTGCGATTGCAGATCTGGACACGGCGTCACGTAGCTCTAAGGATCAGACGTGGTTCAGCTACATGAAAAGAGGATACCTGACTGTTTCAGACAGCGCTGACAGACTGGAGTTGGAGTGGGATGCTGAAACAGTCACACTGGAGAGTCATCTGGCTGAGAAAGGACGAG GTATGGAGCTGTCTGAGCTGGTGGCGTTCAACGGTCACCTGTACAGTGTGGATGACCGTACAGGTGTGGTGTACCGGATCGAGGGCAACCAGGCTGTCCCCTGGGTTATATTACCTGATGGTGACGGCTCAGTCTCCAAAG gattCAAGGCAGAGTGGCTGGCAGTGAAGGATGAGCACCTGTATGTTGGCAGCCTGGGGAAAGAGTGGACCACGACCTCTGGAGAATACGTCAACAACCACCCAGAGTGGGTGAAAGTTGTTGGCTACCATGGTGATGTGCAGCATGAGAACTGGGTGCCGTTCTACAATGCCCTTCGGAGCGCAACGGGGATCCAGCCACCAG GCTACCTTATCCATGAATCAGCAGCGTGGAGCGAGCGTCTCCAGCGCTGGTTCTTCCTCCCTCGCCGTGCCAGTCACAAGCACTACGAAGAGACTGCAGACGAGCGGCGTGCCACCAACCTCCTCCTGTCCTGCGCCGCAGATTTCAGCCACGTAACCGTGCGGCACGTCGGACCGCTCGACCCAACCCACGGCTTCTCCTCATTTAAATTTGTGCCCGACACAGACGATCAGATTATTCTGGCCCTGAAGTCAGAGGAGGATGCAGGCAGGATTGCCACCTACATCATTGCATTCACGCTAGACGGTCAGGTGCTGATGCCCGAGACAAAGATAGGGAATGTGAAGTTTGAAGGGCTGGAGTTTATTTGA